The following coding sequences lie in one Candidatus Nitrospira allomarina genomic window:
- the mscL gene encoding large-conductance mechanosensitive channel protein MscL codes for MLKEFKEFAMRGNVIDMAVGVIVGGAFGTIAKSLVADVLMPPIGLLLGGVDFSNLFVTLKEGVPPGPYLALSDAQAAGAVTMNYGVFLNSVISFLIVAFAVFMVIRAINQMKREEKEAPPADPTTKECKFCHMTIPIQATKCGHCTSELAKSA; via the coding sequence ATGCTTAAAGAGTTCAAAGAGTTTGCCATGCGGGGCAATGTTATCGATATGGCAGTCGGTGTCATTGTTGGAGGGGCCTTTGGCACCATTGCCAAATCGCTGGTGGCCGATGTGTTGATGCCCCCGATTGGACTCTTGTTGGGTGGCGTTGATTTTTCCAACCTGTTTGTCACCCTTAAGGAGGGGGTGCCTCCAGGGCCATATCTGGCCTTGTCCGACGCTCAGGCAGCGGGCGCTGTCACCATGAATTATGGAGTATTTCTCAATTCGGTTATTAGCTTTCTTATTGTGGCCTTTGCCGTTTTTATGGTGATTAGAGCCATCAATCAGATGAAACGTGAAGAAAAAGAGGCCCCGCCTGCGGATCCTACAACGAAAGAATGCAAATTCTGCCACATGACGATTCCCATTCAGGCCACCAAGTGCGGACATTGTACTTCCGAATTAGCGAAGTCCGCATAG